GCCGCGGGCCTGCGCGCCGCCGCGGGCGCCAACCTGGGCACCCCGGTCCTCGACCTCCTGGAGGGGCCGGCGCCCGATCTCTACGTCCTCGAGCTCTCGAGCTTCCAGCTCGAGCTCACCGCGAGCCTGGCGCCGCAGGCGGCGGCGGTGCTCAACGTCTCGCCCGACCACCTCGACCGTCACGCGGACCTCGCCGCCTATGCCGCGGCCAAGGCGCGCATCCTCGCCGGCGCCGCCACCGCGGTGGTGAACCGCGACGACCCCGTGGCGGCGGCGATGCCGGCGCCGGGGCGGCGGGTCACCTTCGGCCTCGGCGCGCCCGGCGGCGGCGACTACGGCCTCGTGGAGGCGGGGGGGCGCGTGTGGCTCTGCCGCGGCGGCGAGCGCCGGCTCGCCGCCGACGAGGTCCCGCTCGCCGGCCGGCACAACCTCGCCAACGTGCTCGCGGCGATGGCGCTCGCGGACGCCGCCGGGATCGCCCCCGAGGCGCAGCGGGCGGCGGTGAGCGCCTTCGCGGGGCTGCCCCACCGGATGGTCACGGTGGGTGAGCGCCGCGGGGCGCGCTGGATCGACGACTCCAAGGCCACCAACGTGGGTGCCGCGCTCGCCGCCCTCGAGGGCCTGCCGGGTCCGCTGGTGTGGATCGCCGGCGGCGACGCCAAGGGGGCGGACCTCGCCCCGCTGCGCGCGGCCGCGGCGGGGCGGGTGCGGCTCGCGGTGCTGATGGGCCGCGATGCGCCGCGTCTGGCCGAGACGCTGGCGGGCGCGGTGCCGGTGGTCTTCGCCGCCGACGTGGAGGAGGCGGTGCGGCTCGCGGCGGAGGCGGTGCGGCCGGGCGAGACGGTGCTCCTCTCGCCCGCCTGCGCGAGCCTCGACCAGTACGCGAGCTTCGAGGAGCGCGGCCGGCGCTTCGCGGCCGCGGTGGAGGCGCTGGCGTGAGCGCGGCGCGGGCCGAGGCGGTGCGACGGGGCGCGGGCGCGGCCTGGCCCGAGCCCTGGATCGCGGCCATCGCCGCCGTGCTCCTCGCCTGGGGCCTGGTGATGGTGACCTCGGCCTCCATCGCCGAGGCGGCGCGCCGCTACGGCGATCCCTTCCACTTCGCCGTGCGCCAGGCGGCCTACGCCGCGCTCGGCCTCGGTCTGGCCTGGATCGTCTATCAGATCCCGCTCGCGGCCTGGCGGCGGCTGGCCTGGCCGGGCCTGCTCGCCGGCCTCCTCGCCGCGGCCCTGGTGCTCGTGCCGCAGCTCGGGCACGAGGTCAACGGCGCCCGGCGCTGGTTCGCCCTCGGTCCGGTGCGGCTGCAGCCCTCCGAGGCCCTCAAGCTCGCCTGGGTGCTGTGGTTCGCGGCCTGGCTGGCGGCGCAGCCGGCGCCGCCGGGGCTTCGCGCGCTGGCCCGCCCGGCGGCGGTGCTCGGCCTCGCCGCGGCGCTGCTTCTTGCCGAGCCGGACTTCGGCGCCGCCGCGGTGATGGCGGGCACCGCCCTCGGCATGGCCTTCCTCGGCGGGGCGCGCCTGCTGGGGCTGGGGGTGGTCCTCGGGGTCCTCGCGGCCGCCGGCGCCGCCCTGGTGGTGAGCTCGCCCTACCGCATGGAGCGGGTGCTCGCCTTCCTCAACCCCTGGGCCGATCCCTTCGACAGCGGCTTCCAGCTCACCCAAGCCTTGATCGCCGTGGGCCGCGGCGGCTGGTTCGGGGTCGGCCTCGGCGCCAGCGTGCAGAAGCTCGCGTATCTGCCGGAGGCGCACACGGACTTCCTC
This genomic interval from Inmirania thermothiophila contains the following:
- the murD gene encoding UDP-N-acetylmuramoyl-L-alanine--D-glutamate ligase, which gives rise to MSAARQADPTRSTLPWRRVAVAGLGRSGASAVRFLRRRGVAVAATDSRPAPPGLDGLEPDAGLELRLGALDPAVLAGAELVVASPGLDQRLPFFAEARRRGLPVVGDVELFARLAPAPVVAVTGSNGKSTVTALVAAMAGAAGLRAAAGANLGTPVLDLLEGPAPDLYVLELSSFQLELTASLAPQAAAVLNVSPDHLDRHADLAAYAAAKARILAGAATAVVNRDDPVAAAMPAPGRRVTFGLGAPGGGDYGLVEAGGRVWLCRGGERRLAADEVPLAGRHNLANVLAAMALADAAGIAPEAQRAAVSAFAGLPHRMVTVGERRGARWIDDSKATNVGAALAALEGLPGPLVWIAGGDAKGADLAPLRAAAAGRVRLAVLMGRDAPRLAETLAGAVPVVFAADVEEAVRLAAEAVRPGETVLLSPACASLDQYASFEERGRRFAAAVEALA
- the ftsW gene encoding putative lipid II flippase FtsW — its product is MSAARAEAVRRGAGAAWPEPWIAAIAAVLLAWGLVMVTSASIAEAARRYGDPFHFAVRQAAYAALGLGLAWIVYQIPLAAWRRLAWPGLLAGLLAAALVLVPQLGHEVNGARRWFALGPVRLQPSEALKLAWVLWFAAWLAAQPAPPGLRALARPAAVLGLAAALLLAEPDFGAAAVMAGTALGMAFLGGARLLGLGVVLGVLAAAGAALVVSSPYRMERVLAFLNPWADPFDSGFQLTQALIAVGRGGWFGVGLGASVQKLAYLPEAHTDFLFAVLAEELGLVGSLAVVALYGALAWRLLRLGQRARAAGEAFGGHLADGIGVWLGAQAFVSIAVNLGIAPTKGLTLPLMSYGGSSMVATLAALALAQRVAAQTREREQRRWQGRW